The sequence CCTACCGGCGTAGGGAAACTGGCTTACCGTTGCTCCCTTCCGGGCCTGGCGGGGTTCACCAGCCCCTACCCGGAGGGACCCGGCGATTTTATATCTTATTCCACTGGCGGATGGGGTGGGATTTGAACCCACGGTGCGGATAAATCGCACACAGCATTTCCAGTGCTGCCCCTTCGGCCGCTCGGGCACCCATCCAGCAGATTTTCTATTATATGTTATTTTATCATAATTGCAACTTCTCAACCTTATTTTATTTTGAATTGCTTAATAAATTCTTTAGTTGTAAGGACTTTTATATCTGGAGAGTAGAAATCCTTATCATTTGTCAGAATTAAATCGCACCCTTCATTTTTAGCTAATACATACTGAATTGTGTCTTCTAAATCCTTAAAATTCTTGTCATTTTCCATTAGATAAATACTTTCTCTAACTTCATATTCAGAAAAGGAGATTATAGAATAAACGTTAAGCAAAATTTTAATATCATATAATGCTCCTTTTCCATACTTTTTTTTCAATACATAGTAAACGGTAGTAATCAAATCGCAGCTGGTAAATAATTCTGTATTTCTATTTTGTAAAAGATATCTTATTGCTTTGGTAGCTGATTCATTTTCTTTTCTGGTTTTATCAAATGTATCAATAATTACATTAGCATCCACAAAAACCTTATTAATATTCACTTCCCATCTCCTCTTTTAGTTCCTGGAATGATTTGCCTTCGGTAACTCCTGCATATTCTTCAGCCCTTTTAACTATTTGCTCAAAAGCTTCTTTTCTCCTTTTCCTTCTATATTCTTTTATCTTTTCTTCCAGTAGCTCTTCAATCAAAACACTTTGGGGTTTTTTATAATACTCGGCCATTTCTTTTAATGCTCTTTCCACACTCTCAGACAGAACTATATTTTTTCTTACTTTTCTTTCAGCAGTTTTCATTTTCTTCACCTCTTTTACACATTTTTAATATACACACTTTAATTTATACATAATTAATCATACATCAACTTGAAAATAAATTCTGTAT comes from Persephonella sp. and encodes:
- a CDS encoding PIN domain-containing protein codes for the protein MNINKVFVDANVIIDTFDKTRKENESATKAIRYLLQNRNTELFTSCDLITTVYYVLKKKYGKGALYDIKILLNVYSIISFSEYEVRESIYLMENDKNFKDLEDTIQYVLAKNEGCDLILTNDKDFYSPDIKVLTTKEFIKQFKIK